A genomic region of Stenotrophomonas sp. NA06056 contains the following coding sequences:
- the cydC gene encoding thiol reductant ABC exporter subunit CydC: MSRSSDSLRTVFLRHRPRLLLAVLLLWTTMLAGTALLGLSGGFLTAAALAGAAGLGQGFNFFTPSAGIRGLTMARIASRYFEKLVGHDATLRIARDLRVWFFRRALPLAPARLGATRTGDLLARLLGDIGEIDGLFVRAIGPLLALAALTLVGVGSAALILPSAAVLLAVLALLIGMGVPWLGVRGHDSEEADRAAHRAALRTAAFEGLEGAADLAALHAGNAWQLKVRVAAKQVASRDRRRRLHLIAASTLHGVLAGLGLVAMLALALHAAEQQRIAPEMAAGLVFLTVAMIELWAGMGLAWQSLQSGRIAAARLQSIVEQPPSVQEPAAPQPLAQAATVHWDDVHFQWPGAARPVLCGLQLTLAPGERIAIRGDSGSGKTTLSSLLLRLWDPQQGRLTYGGQDLRDVDQADWHKHLAWLPQNAPVFAGSVAENLRLGDPEASDEALWAVLQRVRLGEWAERNGGLQAWVGENGATMSAGQARRLALARALLRNAPILLVDEPTEGLDVDTARALLQDLPALLEGRSLLMITHDDLPAGVVDVQYRLRDGVLVREPLR; this comes from the coding sequence GGCTGTGCTGTTGTTGTGGACCACGATGCTGGCCGGCACCGCACTGCTGGGCCTGTCCGGCGGCTTCCTGACCGCTGCAGCGCTGGCCGGTGCAGCGGGTCTTGGCCAGGGCTTCAACTTCTTCACTCCGTCGGCCGGCATCCGTGGGCTGACCATGGCGCGCATCGCATCGCGCTACTTCGAAAAACTGGTGGGGCATGACGCCACCCTGCGCATTGCCCGCGACCTGCGCGTGTGGTTCTTCCGCCGCGCGCTGCCGCTTGCCCCCGCACGGCTGGGGGCGACCCGCACTGGCGATCTGCTGGCGCGGCTGTTGGGCGACATCGGCGAGATCGATGGCCTGTTTGTGCGTGCCATCGGCCCATTGCTGGCGCTGGCTGCGTTGACCCTGGTGGGTGTGGGCTCGGCGGCGTTGATCCTGCCATCGGCAGCGGTGCTGCTGGCAGTGCTGGCACTGCTGATCGGCATGGGCGTGCCGTGGTTGGGCGTGAGGGGGCATGACAGCGAAGAGGCCGACCGCGCGGCGCATCGTGCAGCGCTGCGCACGGCGGCATTCGAAGGGCTGGAAGGGGCAGCGGATCTGGCTGCGCTGCATGCCGGCAATGCCTGGCAGTTGAAGGTGCGCGTGGCCGCCAAGCAGGTGGCCTCGCGTGATCGCCGCCGACGCCTGCACCTGATTGCCGCATCAACGCTGCATGGCGTGCTGGCCGGGCTCGGCCTGGTGGCGATGCTGGCGCTGGCGCTGCATGCGGCCGAACAACAGCGGATCGCGCCGGAAATGGCAGCCGGGCTGGTGTTCCTGACCGTGGCGATGATCGAGCTGTGGGCGGGCATGGGCCTGGCCTGGCAGTCGCTGCAATCGGGCCGCATTGCGGCCGCGCGTCTGCAGTCCATCGTCGAGCAGCCGCCGTCGGTGCAGGAACCGGCAGCGCCGCAGCCGTTGGCACAGGCCGCGACCGTGCACTGGGACGACGTGCATTTCCAGTGGCCGGGCGCCGCACGGCCGGTTCTGTGTGGCCTGCAGCTGACGCTGGCGCCGGGCGAGCGCATCGCCATCCGTGGTGACAGCGGCAGCGGCAAGACCACGTTGTCGAGTCTGCTGTTGCGCCTGTGGGACCCGCAGCAGGGACGGCTGACCTACGGTGGCCAGGACCTGCGCGATGTCGACCAGGCCGACTGGCACAAACACCTGGCGTGGTTGCCGCAGAACGCGCCGGTGTTTGCCGGCAGCGTGGCCGAGAACCTGCGTCTGGGCGACCCTGAGGCCAGCGACGAGGCGCTGTGGGCGGTGCTGCAGCGGGTACGGCTGGGCGAATGGGCCGAGCGCAATGGCGGCCTTCAGGCCTGGGTGGGCGAGAACGGCGCAACGATGTCGGCCGGCCAGGCGCGGCGCCTGGCGCTGGCCCGCGCGCTGCTGCGCAATGCGCCGATCCTGTTGGTGGATGAGCCCACCGAAGGCCTGGACGTGGATACCGCGCGCGCGCTGTTGCAGGACCTGCCGGCATTGCTGGAAGGGCGCAGCCTGTTGATGATCACCCACGATGACCTGCCCGCAGGTGTGGTGGATGTGCAGTACCGGTTGCGCGACGGGGTGTTGGTGCGCGAACCGCTTCGGTAG
- a CDS encoding DUF1294 domain-containing protein → MGWRRNLALAACGALIGLTATGVLPLWLGAWCALASAVSFGLYGHDKRAAQRKQQRTPERTLQLLAFAGGWPGALLGQAVFRHKHRKMQFQWVFWLCVLANVATIAVMLREFSR, encoded by the coding sequence ATGGGGTGGCGGCGCAATCTCGCACTGGCCGCGTGCGGTGCGTTGATCGGCTTGACCGCGACCGGCGTGCTTCCACTCTGGCTGGGCGCATGGTGCGCGCTGGCCAGCGCGGTGTCGTTCGGCCTGTATGGACATGACAAGCGCGCCGCGCAGCGAAAACAGCAGCGGACACCGGAACGCACGCTGCAGCTGCTGGCCTTTGCTGGCGGCTGGCCCGGTGCCCTGCTCGGCCAGGCGGTGTTCCGTCACAAGCATCGCAAAATGCAGTTCCAGTGGGTGTTCTGGTTGTGCGTGCTGGCCAACGTGGCCACGATCGCGGTGATGCTGCGCGAATTCTCGCGGTGA
- a CDS encoding homoserine O-acetyltransferase, which yields MTEFIPPGTRFHALPSPFQCKRGGVLHGARVAYETWGTLDADAGNAILIVTGLSPDAHAAANEGNPAPGWWEAMIGPGKPIDTDRWFVVCVNSLGSCKGSTGPASINPASGELYRLDFPELSIEDGARAAIDVVRALGVEQLACVIGNSMGGMTALAVLMLHPGIARSHINISGSAQALPFSIAIRSLQREAIRLDPRWNGGHYDNDAYPESGMRMARKLGVITYRSALEWDGRFGRVRLDSDQADDDPFGLEFQVESYLEGHARRFVRFFDPNCYLYLSRSMDWFDLAEYGDGDVLAGLARIRVGKALAIGANTDILFPVQQQQQVADGLRAGGADARFIGLESPQGHDAFLVDFERFGPAVRGFLDEL from the coding sequence ATGACCGAATTCATTCCGCCCGGCACCCGCTTCCATGCCCTGCCTTCGCCCTTTCAGTGCAAACGCGGTGGCGTCCTGCACGGTGCGCGCGTGGCCTACGAGACCTGGGGCACGCTGGACGCAGACGCCGGTAACGCGATCCTGATCGTCACGGGCCTGTCGCCCGATGCGCATGCAGCGGCCAACGAGGGCAATCCTGCACCGGGCTGGTGGGAAGCCATGATCGGCCCCGGCAAGCCGATCGATACGGACCGCTGGTTCGTGGTCTGCGTGAACTCGCTGGGCAGCTGCAAGGGCTCCACCGGCCCTGCGTCGATCAACCCGGCCAGCGGCGAGCTGTATCGCCTGGATTTCCCGGAACTATCCATCGAAGACGGTGCACGCGCGGCGATCGATGTAGTACGCGCACTGGGCGTCGAGCAGCTCGCCTGCGTGATCGGCAATTCGATGGGCGGGATGACCGCGCTGGCCGTGTTGATGCTGCACCCGGGCATCGCCCGCAGCCATATCAACATTTCCGGCAGCGCGCAGGCCCTGCCCTTCTCGATCGCCATCCGTTCGCTGCAGCGCGAAGCGATCCGCCTGGATCCACGCTGGAACGGCGGCCACTACGACAATGACGCTTACCCGGAATCGGGCATGCGCATGGCACGCAAGCTGGGCGTGATCACCTACCGCTCGGCGCTGGAATGGGATGGCCGCTTCGGTCGCGTGCGGCTGGATTCAGACCAGGCCGACGATGATCCATTCGGTCTCGAATTCCAGGTCGAAAGTTATCTGGAAGGCCATGCGCGCCGGTTCGTGCGCTTCTTCGATCCCAACTGCTATCTGTACCTGAGCCGCTCGATGGACTGGTTCGACCTGGCCGAGTATGGCGACGGTGATGTGCTGGCCGGACTGGCCAGGATCCGCGTCGGCAAGGCACTGGCGATCGGTGCCAACACCGACATCCTGTTCCCGGTACAGCAGCAGCAACAGGTTGCCGATGGCCTGCGCGCCGGCGGCGCGGATGCACGTTTCATCGGCCTGGAATCACCGCAGGGCCACGACGCGTTCCTGGTCGACTTCGAACGTTTCGGCCCGGCCGTGCGCGGCTTTCTCGACGAACTGTAA
- a CDS encoding tetratricopeptide repeat protein, translated as MVTLWLPMVAAVAAALLAAAVLWPLRQQGRRGFVLGVVALGVAGACLYLLVGNPRAAQVQAAPSVATLRDGVEALQQALQRDPQRADGWVLLGRSQAELGNAAAAAEAFSRAAALAPDEPGVLVEAAQARAQADPGKQFDDTALAWLQRARTLSPDAERASWLLGIALRQRGRNAEAADLWSTLLPRLEPGAAQALQAQIAIAREAAGQPSDTSATAPALLQVRVQLPASLKTGNWPASTQVFVLARAVGGPPMPVAARKLPLAGFPATVGLGDGDSPMPTAPLSAHREVEVLARISRSGSANRSEDDLQTVPVKVTLPHDGVVELRFP; from the coding sequence CTGGTGACGCTCTGGTTGCCGATGGTCGCCGCCGTGGCCGCTGCACTGTTGGCGGCAGCAGTGCTATGGCCGCTGCGCCAGCAGGGCCGTCGCGGCTTCGTGCTGGGGGTGGTTGCACTGGGCGTAGCCGGTGCCTGCCTGTACCTGCTGGTTGGCAACCCCCGCGCCGCACAGGTGCAGGCCGCGCCTTCGGTCGCTACGCTGCGGGATGGCGTGGAAGCACTGCAGCAGGCATTGCAACGTGACCCGCAACGCGCTGATGGCTGGGTGCTGCTGGGCCGTTCGCAGGCCGAACTCGGCAATGCCGCCGCTGCGGCCGAAGCCTTCAGCCGCGCTGCGGCACTGGCACCGGACGAGCCGGGTGTGCTGGTCGAGGCCGCGCAGGCACGCGCGCAGGCGGATCCAGGCAAGCAGTTCGATGACACCGCGCTGGCATGGCTGCAGCGCGCGCGTACGCTGTCGCCTGATGCCGAGCGTGCAAGCTGGCTGCTTGGCATTGCGCTGCGCCAGCGCGGCCGCAACGCCGAGGCCGCCGATCTCTGGAGCACGCTGCTGCCTCGCCTCGAGCCGGGTGCGGCGCAGGCCCTGCAGGCGCAGATCGCCATCGCCCGTGAGGCCGCAGGCCAGCCGTCGGACACATCGGCAACTGCTCCGGCGCTGCTGCAGGTGCGGGTGCAGCTGCCCGCATCGTTGAAAACGGGTAACTGGCCGGCCAGCACCCAGGTCTTCGTGCTCGCCCGCGCAGTGGGTGGTCCACCAATGCCGGTAGCCGCACGCAAGCTGCCCCTGGCCGGCTTCCCTGCAACGGTCGGCCTCGGCGACGGCGACAGCCCGATGCCGACTGCGCCGCTGTCGGCGCACCGCGAAGTGGAAGTACTCGCGCGCATCTCGCGCAGCGGCAGCGCCAACCGCAGCGAAGACGACCTGCAGACCGTGCCGGTCAAGGTCACCCTGCCGCACGACGGCGTGGTCGAGCTGCGGTTCCCCTAA
- a CDS encoding cytochrome c-type biogenesis protein — protein MTLVQPNAGLAQQPVHDARPLVFHDAAEEARFHDLAAQLRCVQCQNQSLADSNAQIAQDLRREVLQLMQQGLDDAAIKQFLVARYGEFVLYQPPLQPGTWLLWGGPLLVLGGGALVVMGIVRRRSRQMDESAAVNPTEGEDW, from the coding sequence ATGACCCTGGTGCAGCCGAATGCCGGCCTCGCCCAACAACCGGTGCATGATGCGCGGCCGCTGGTGTTCCACGATGCGGCCGAGGAAGCGCGCTTCCACGACCTGGCTGCGCAGTTGCGCTGCGTGCAGTGCCAGAACCAGTCATTGGCCGACTCCAACGCACAGATCGCGCAGGACCTGCGCCGTGAAGTGCTGCAGTTGATGCAGCAGGGCCTCGACGATGCGGCCATCAAGCAGTTCCTGGTCGCCCGCTATGGCGAGTTCGTGCTCTATCAACCGCCGCTGCAACCGGGCACCTGGCTGCTGTGGGGCGGTCCGCTGCTGGTGCTGGGGGGGGGCGCGCTGGTGGTGATGGGCATCGTCCGTCGTCGCAGCCGGCAGATGGATGAATCCGCTGCGGTGAACCCAACCGAGGGAGAGGACTGGTGA
- a CDS encoding DsbE family thiol:disulfide interchange protein gives MSESPAPRPSRPLPPVAIVIGVLFFFGLLGLMIYGVMKSGDPQRDVLPSALIDKPAPAFALPVLHDPQMIVRSEELRGAPYLLNVWGSWCAACREEHPVLTRFAESKRVRVIGYNWKDEPTDALHWLEQLGNPFMVVLSDIEGRTAIDWGVTAAPETFLVDGSGIVRWKYSGAMTQQVVDQKLIPALEKLEKAQGDAGNTLHASP, from the coding sequence ATGTCCGAGTCACCCGCCCCACGCCCGTCCCGCCCGCTGCCGCCGGTAGCCATCGTGATTGGCGTCCTGTTCTTCTTCGGCCTGCTTGGCCTGATGATCTACGGGGTGATGAAATCGGGCGATCCTCAGCGCGATGTGCTGCCCTCGGCGCTGATCGACAAACCGGCGCCTGCGTTCGCGCTACCGGTGCTGCATGACCCGCAGATGATCGTGCGCAGCGAAGAGCTGCGTGGTGCGCCCTACCTGCTCAACGTCTGGGGCAGCTGGTGCGCGGCCTGCCGTGAAGAGCATCCGGTGCTGACCCGCTTCGCCGAAAGCAAGCGCGTACGCGTGATCGGCTACAACTGGAAGGATGAACCGACCGACGCGCTGCACTGGCTGGAACAGCTGGGCAACCCGTTCATGGTCGTGCTGAGCGATATCGAAGGCCGCACCGCCATCGACTGGGGCGTGACGGCGGCACCGGAGACCTTCCTGGTCGATGGCAGCGGCATCGTGCGCTGGAAGTACAGCGGCGCGATGACCCAGCAGGTGGTCGACCAGAAATTGATTCCGGCGCTGGAGAAGCTCGAAAAGGCCCAGGGCGATGCCGGCAACACTCTGCACGCCTCGCCGTAA